In the genome of Pseudomonas sp. B33.4, the window CCACCGCCGGCTCTGTGCACAACGCCCCGCCAACGCGATCGAGGTTGCCGGTGACGAGATTGATCAACTGCACCACCCAATGACACAGCGTGCCGAAAGCCTGCGTCGACACGCCCATACGGCCATAGCACACCGCGCTTGGCGCGGCGGCGAAGTCGCGGGCCAGTTGGCGGATCTGTTCGGCAGGCACGGCGCACAGCGGGCTCATGGCTTCAGCAGTGAAACCTGCGACGGCCGCGCGAACCTCATCCAGCCCATCAACGGGCAAATGGCTTTCGCGAGTCAGGCCTTCGCTGAACAGTGTGTTGAGCACGCCAAACAGCAATGCAGCATCGCCACCCGGGCGCACGAACAAATGCTGATCGGCTATCGCCGCCGTCTCGCTGCGCCGTGGATCGACCACCACCACTTTGCCGCCACGCGCCTGAATCGCTTTTAAACGTTTCTCTACATCCGGCACGGTCATGATGCTGCCGTTGGACGCCAGCGGATTACCGCCGAGGATCAGCATGAAATCGGTGTGGTCGATGTCCGGAATCGGCAGCAGCAGGCCGTGGCCGTACATCAGATAGCTGCTCAGGTGATGCGGCAACTGATCGACCGAGGTCGCCGAGAAGCGATTGCGCGTTTTCAACAGCCCGAGGAAATAGTTGCTGTGGGTCATCAGCCCGTAGTTATGCACGCTCGGGTTGCCTTGATAGACCGCCACGGCGTTCTGCCCATGACGCTCCTGAATCGCCGCCAGCCGCTCGGCCACCAGCGCAAAGGCCTCGTCCCACTCGATTGGCAACCATTCGCTGCCAACCCGGCGCATCGGCTGACGCAGGCGATCCGGATCGTTCTGAATGTCTTGCAGCGCCACGGCTTTGGGGCAGATGTGGCCACGGCTGAAGGTGTCGAGCGCATCGCCTTTGATCGAGGTGATCGCGACATTGCCATCGGTTTCGGTAGTCTCGATGGTCAGCCCGCAAATGGCCTCGCACAGGTGGCAGGCACGGTGATGGAGAGTCTTGGTCATGGCCAGTCTCTGTCTTGTTCTGGGCGGGCAATCACGCCCGCGGGAACAAAACTATGGCCCCGGCGCAGGTCCGGCGCCAGCGACGTTCGTCTTGTGAATCGACGGTTATCAGGCGAGCCGATAGACCGCCGCGCTCAACTCGATGGAAGCTGCGGAGGTGCTGCCAGCTGGATTTCCTGGATGGTTTCGATCTGCTCATGGGCGACGTGAACGCCAGTGAGTTCGCCGATCAATCGCCAGTGCTCGTCGAGCCCGGCGCTGATGGTTGCCATGCGATCGATCATGTGGCGGCCGGCGCTCTTGACGACTTCGTCTTCGCTGCGCAGCAGTTCGAACGACATTGAGGTGACCGACGCGGTGAGATGGGTCAGAGAGCGAGCCGTGTGGCCCAGCAATTCCATTAACAGTTTTTCTTTCGATTCCATGCGGAGGCTTCCTGCGTCGCTCGAAACTTATTTATAACCCAGCACTTTGCTTTAGCAAATGTTTCAGCTCGAGCATCCGACCAAGTGGTGGCATGGCGCCACGGTCGTAAACCGACTCAGCGTGCTCCATCCCCGCCACACCGCATTGCCAAGCCCTGCGAGGCCAGTGTACAAAGGGACTCGCTGCTGTCCTGAACCCGGCTTCAAATGCGCGACTGCAACATCCGGTGCGCCCTCCGAATCCCGCAAAAACCGTAGCCTATTGGCGTAACGCGACATTTAGTGTCAATATCGCGCCTCCCCCTATTTCGTCGCCCCGTGCGGCTTACGCCGCAGGTCTCGCCCGTTGTTCCGTTAAACAAGGCTTTGAGCATCTGCGGTTTGTAGCAAAAGGTAGTCAATGATGAGCGCAAGGCACTTTCTCTCCCTGATGGATTGCACGCCCGAAGAGCTGGTCAGCGTGATCCGTCGAGGCGTTGAGCTCAAGGACCTGCGTAACCGCGGCGTACTGTTCGAGCCTCTGAAAAACCGCGTACTGGGCATGATTTTCGAGAAGTCCTCGACCCGTACGCGCATCTCCTTCGAGGCCGGCATGATCCAGCTCGGCGGTCAGGCGATCTTCCTGTCGCCGCGTGACACCCAACTGGGCCGTGGCGAACCGATCGGCGATTGCGCCATCGTCATGTCGAGCATGCTCGATGCGGTGATGATCCGTACCTTTGCTCACAGCACCCTGACCGAATTCGCCGCCAACTCGCGCGTGCCAGTGATCAACGGCCTGTCCGATGATCTGCACCCGTGTCAGTTGCTGGCCGACATGCAGACTTTCCTTGAGCATCGTGGCTCGATTCAGGGCAAGACCGTGGCCTGGATTGGCGACGGCAACAACATGTGCAACAGCTATATAGAAGCCGCGATGCAGTTCGACTTCCAGTTGCGCATCGCGTGCCCGGAAGGCTACGAGCCCAACCCTGAATTCGTCGCCAAGGCCGGTGATCGCGTGACCATCGTTCGCGACCCGCAAGACGCCGTACGTGGCGCGCACCTGGTCAGCACCGATGTCTGGACTTCAATGGGCCAGGAAGAGGAAACTGCCAAGCGCCTCAAGCTGTTCGCGCCGTTCCAGGTCAACCGTGCACTGCTCGACCTCGCTGCCGAGGACGTGCTGTTCATGCATTGCCTGCCGGCGCACCGTGGCGAAGAAATCAGTCTCGACCTGCTTGATGACCCGCGCTCCGTCGCCTGGGATCAGGCAGAAAACCGTCTCCACGCACAGAAGGCCCTGCTCGAGTTCCTCGTTGAACCGGCATATCACCACGCATGAGCCATGAATTACTGCTGAACCTGCGCAACCTCGCTTGCGGTTATCAAGATCAACGTGTGGTGCAGAACCTCAATCTGCACCTCAACGCCGGTGACATCGGTTGCCTGCTCGGCTCCTCCGGCTGCGGCAAGACCACCACCCTGCGCGCCATCGCCGGTTTCGAACCGGTGCACGAGGGCGAAATCACCCTCGGCGGCGAAACCATCTCCAGCGCCGGTTTCACCTTGGCGCCGGAGAAACGCCGGATCGGCATGGTGTTCCAGGACTACGCGCTGTTCCCGCACTTGAGCGTTGCCGACAACATTGCCTTCGGCATTCGCAAGCACCCGCACAAAGAGCGGGTCACCGAAGAGCTGCTTGAACTGGTCAACCTGAAAAACCTCGGCAAGCGCTTCCCGCACGAATTGTCCGGCGGCCAGCAACAGCGTGTCGCCCTCGCCCGAGCCTTGGCGCCGGAACCGCAATTGCTGCTGCTCGATGAGCCATTCTCCAACCTCGATGGCGAACTGCGCCGCAAGCTCAGTCATGAAGTGCGCGACATTCTCAAGGCCCGTGGCACCAGCGCGATCCTCGTGACCCACGATCAGGAAGAAGCCTTCGCTGTCAGCGACCACGTTGGTGTGTTCAAGGAAGGTCGCCTGGAGCAGTGGGACACGCCGTACAACCTGTATCACGAACCGGCAACGCCGTACGTGGCCAGCTTCATCGGTCAGGGTTACTTCATTCGCGGCCAGCTCGACAGCCCGGAATCGGTGCAGACCGAACTGGGTGAGCTGCGTGGCAATCGGGCTTATACCTGGCCGATTGGCGGGGCGGTGGATGTATTGCTGCGCCCGGATGACATCGTTTATGCGCCGGACAGTGGCTTGAAAGCACGGATTGTCGGCAAGACCTTCCTGGGTGCTTCGACGCTGTATCGCCTGCAGCTGCCGACGGGTGCGCAGCTGGAATCGATATTCCCCAGCCATGCTGATCATCAGGTGGGGGCGGAGGTGGGGATTCGCGTAGCCGCTGAACATCTGGTGTTGTTCCAGGCATCGGGCAGCACCGCCGCACAAATCCCGGCAGTGGAAAACGGCGTCCGCCGCTACAGTACCGCCCTCTGATCCAGCCCGGATCAACACTGTGGGAGCGAGCCTGCTCGCGAATGCGATGTATCAGTCACAGATGATTTGACTGACCGACCGTATTCGCGAGCAGGCTCGCTCCCACAGGTGTTTTTGAACTAGCCCAACAACAATGTGCCGCTGGCAACCAGTGTCGCATTGCCGCCAATCTTCACCCGCTCGCCCTCTAGCCGACAAAACAACTCCCCGCCCCGTGCCGAACGCTGGCAAGCAGTCAGGCTCGACTTGCCCAGACGCTTGGACCAATACGGGATCAGGCTGCAATGCGTCGAGCCGGTCACCGGGTCTTCATTGATACCGATTGCCGGTGCGAAATAGCGCGAGACGAAGTCGTGCTGATTGCCGCGCGCCGTAACGATCGCGCCCAGCCACGGCAGCTTGGCCAAGGCAACCATGTCCGGCTGGCAATCGAGCACGGCCTGCTCTGATTCCAGCACCACAAACAGTTCGTTGGAGCCAAGTACATCGACCGCTTCGACACCCAGCGCCCGCTCAACGTCGACAGTCACACCAATCTCAGACGGCACGATCGACGGGAAATCCAGCCATAACCGATCACCTTCCCGTGTGACGCTCAGCGGACCGGATTTACAGGTGAAGTCGATACGTTCGGCGCTTTCCTTGTAAATCTCGAACAGCACATAAGCACTGGCCAGCGTAGCGTGCCCGCACAATGGCACTTCGGTGGTCGGGGTGAACCAACGGATATGCCAGGCCTGACCTTCGCGTACCAGAAACGCAGTTTCCGCCAGATTGTGTTCGGCGGCGATCTTCTGCATCAGCTCATCCGCGAGCCAGGCGTCCAGCCGATAGACCATCGCCGGATTGCCACTGAACGGCCGATCACTGAACGCGTCAACCTGATGAAACTCGAGCTGCATAACCTTCTCCCTAAGTCAGTCGCCAGAGCATGCAACCACGAGGCGATCAGCGCCAGTGACAGAACCGGCGAATTTTCTGCATACAGCGATCACGTTCACGCGCGGCCGATATCGGCAAATTTCGCCTGGGTATGCTCGGCGAGCACGGCGGGTGCCAGTTCGACCTCCAGGCCTCGCCGACCGGCGCTGACATAAATAGTCGCAAAACCCTGAGCCGAGTTATCAATGAAGGTGCGCAGGCGCTTTTTCTGCCCCAACGGACTGATGCCTCCCAACAGATAACCGGTGGAGCGCTGTGCGGCCGCCGGGTCAGCCATCTCGACTTTTTTCACTCCCGCCGCATGCGCCAGACCTTTGAGATCGAGGCTTCCGACGACCGGCACCACCGCCACCAGCAACTCACCTTTTTCGCTGGCCGCCAGCAAGGTTTTAAACACCTGCGCCGGCTCCAGCGCCAGTTTCTCAGCGGCCTCCAGCCCATAGGAGGCAGCTTTGGGGTCATGTTCGTAACTGTGCACGCGATGTTCGGCACGAACTTTTTTCAACAAGTCCAACGCAGGGGTCATGGCAGCTCCAGGCTCGGCAGTGACAGAAAAATGCTGCGTCGGATTCTAGGCGATCAGCCCCCAAAAGGCTCTATCCCAAGCCACGATTCCCGCGGCTTGCAGGCATTCCACAAGCACCATCTCGCGCCGATGACAGAGGATCATTCACACAGCGAATAGTTTTATTGTGACCGACGGTTCACTTTCGACCTTTGACAGGTTTGTTTCTTGTCTATATTTTTTCGAATCTGAATAATGTAAGAATTATCGTCATCGCAGCACCCAGCAGTAAACCGGGAACGGAATGGGGATTCCTACTTGGTGAAAATCGCGCCCTGCCCTATCGGCACGACGCCAGACAACAACAAAAACCGAGGTTTTCAATGACAACTGCTTTACAGCAACCAACGCTCTCGAGCCAATGCATGGCCGAGTTTCTGGGTACTGCTCTTCTGATCTTTTTCGGCACAGGCTGTGTCGCCGCGCTCAAAGTCGCGGGCGCCAGCTTTGGCCTGTGGGAAATCAGCATCATCTGGGGCGTCGGCGTGAGCATGGCGATCTACCTCACCGCCGGTGTTTCCGGCGCGCACCTGAACCCGGCCGTGAGCATCGCACTCGCCATTTTCGCCGACTTCGAAAAGCGCAAACTACCGTTCTATATTCTGTCGCAGATCGCTGGAGCGTTCTGCGGTGCATTGCTGGTTTACACGCTGTACAGCAATCTTTTCTTCGATTACGAACAAACTCACCAAATGGTTCGCGGCTCGGCTGCCAGCCTTGAGCTGGCCTCGGTGTTCTCGACCTTCCCCAATCCTGTGCTGTCGACCGCCCAGGCGTTCCTGGTCGAGATGATCATCACCGCGATCCTGATGGGCGTGATCATGTCCCTCACCGACGACAACAACGGTTTGCCGAAAGGCCCGCTGGCGCCGCTGCTGATCGGTTTGCTGATTGCCGTGATCGGTAGCTCGATGGGCCCGCTGACCGGTTTCGCGATGAACCCGGCGCGTGACTTCGGCCCGAAACTGATGACTTTCTTCACCGGCTGGGGTGAAATTTCCTTCACTGGCGGTCGCGATATTCCGTACTTCCTGATTCCGATTTTTGCACCGATTGTCGGTGCCTGCCTCGGCGCTGCCGGGTATCGCGGGCTCATCGCCCGTCACCTGACCGGCGCCACACCTGCTACAAAGGATGCAGAACCGGCCATTGACGGCAAACCAAGAACTTCTTGAAACAGTCGGCGCAGGCTCCTGCCCAATAGAGCCTGCGCCACGGCCCACTCTCCCTTATTTCGTCCAAGGCAATCGACATGACCGACATTCAGAATAAGAACTACATCATTGCCCTCGATCAGGGTACGACCAGCTCCCGCGCGATCATTTTCGACCGCGATGCGAACGTGGTCTGCACCGCGCAGCGCGAATTCGCCCAGCATTACCCACAGGCCGGTTGGGTCGAACACGACCCGATGGAAATCTTCGCCACCCAGAGCGCAGTGATGGTTGAAGCGCTGGCCCAGGCCGGTCTGCACCACGACCAGGTTGCTGCCATCGGCATCACCAACCAGCGTGAAACCACCGTGGTCTGGGACAAGACCACCGGCCGGCCGGTGTACAACGCCATCGTCTGGCAGTGCCGCCGCAGCACCGAGATCTGCCAGCAGCTCAAGCGTGACGGCCACGAAGAGTACATCCGCGACAACACCGGTCTGGTCACCGACCCGTACTTCTCCGGCACCAAACTGAAGTGGATCCTCGACAACGTCGAAGGCAGCCGCGAACGTGCGCGTAACGGCGAACTGCTGTTCGGCACCGTCGATAGCTGGCTGATCTGGAAATTCACCGGTGGCAAGGTGCACGTCACCGACTACACCAACGCCTCGCGCACCATGCTCTTCAACATCCACTCGCTGGAGTGGGATTCGAAGATGCTGGAGATCCTCGACATCCCGCGCGAAATGCTCCCGGAAGTGAAGGCCTCCTCGGAAATCTACGGTCGCACCAAGAGCGGCATTGCCATCGGCGGTATCGCTGGCGACCAGCAGGCCGCCCTGTTCGGCCAGATGTGCGTCGAGCCGGGTCAGGCGAAAAATACCTACGGCACCGGCTGCTTCCTGTTGATGAACACCGGCGACAAAGCGGTGAAATCCCAGCACGGCATGCTCACCACTATCGCGTGCGGCCCGCGTGGCGAAGTCGCTTATGCGCTGGAAGGCGCAGTGTTCAACGGCGGTTCGACCGTGCAGTGGCTGCGCGATGAGCTGAAAATCATCAACGACGCCCACGACACCGAATACTTCGCCAACAAAGTGAAGGACAGCAACGGCGTGTACCTGGTACCGGCGTTCACCGGTCTCGGCGCTCCGTACTGGGACCCGTATGCCCGTGGCGCGCTGTTCGGCCTGACGCGCGGTGTGCGCGTCGATCACATCATCCGTGCTGCGCTGGAATCGATCGCCTACCAGACCCGCGACGTGCTCGACGCCATGCAGCAGGACTCCGGCGAACGCCTCAAAGCCCTGCGCGTGGATGGCGGTGCGGTGGCCAACAACTTCCTTATGCAGTTCCAGGCCGACATCCTCGGCACGCAAGTCGAGCGCCCGCAAATGCGCGAGACCACGGCACTCGGCGCGGCGTACCTGGCCGGCCTGGCGTGCGGTTTCTGGGGCAGCCTGGAAGAACTGCGCGGCAAAGCGGTAATCGAGCGCGAGTTCGAACCGAGCCTGGACGAAGTGGAGAAAGAGAAACTCTATAAAGGCTGGAAAAAAGCCGTCAGCCGCACCCGTGACTGGGCGCGTGAGGACGCCGAATAAGCCAACCTGCAGAGACTGACAGGTAACTAACTGGTCGGGAGCGGATTCCTGCGGCATCATGGGCAAATTTTGCACGGCAGCCCAAAGGAAGCCCCATGAATCTGCCTCCCCGTCAGCAGCAAATCCTCGAGCTGGTCCGCGAACGCGGCTATGTGAGCATCGAGGAAATGGCTACGCTGTTCGTTGTTACCCCGCAAACCATTCGCCGCGACATCAATCAGCTCGCCGAAGCCAATCTGCTCCGCCGTTATCATGGCGGCGCCGCTTACGATTCCAGCGTCGAAAACACCGCTTATGCAATGCGCGCCGACCAGATGCGCGATGAAAAACAACGCATCGGTGAAGCCATCGCGGCACAGATTCCCGATCACGCCTCGCTGTTCATCAATATCGGTACGACCACCGAATCGATTGCCCGCGCCCTGCTCAATCACAATCACCTGAAAATCATCACCAACAACCTGCACGTAGCGTCGATGCTCAGTGCCAAGGATGATTTCGATGTGCTGCTGACCGGCGGCAATGTGCGCCGTGACGGCGGTGTGGTCGGCCAGGCGAGTGTGGATTTCATCAATCAGTTCAAGGTTGATTTCGCCCTGGTCGGGATCAGCGGGATCGATGAAGACGGCAGTTTGCTGGATTTCGATTATCAGGAAGTGCGGGTTTCGCAGGCGATCATTGCCAATGCGCGACAGGTGATTCTGGCAGCGGATTCGAGCAAGTTCGGCCGTAACGCGATGATCCGGTTGGGGCCGATCAGTCTGATCGATTGCCTGGTGACCGATCAGCAGCCGGTGCCGGCGTTGGCGCAGTTGTTGAGTCAGCACAAGATTCGCCTGGAAGTCGTTTAAAAACCCTCAAGATCAAAAGATCGCAGCCTTCGGCAGCTCCTACATGGGTTCACTTGACCTGTAGGAGCTGCCGAAGGCTGCGATCTTTTGCTTTTAATGTTCGAAAATTTTCTTTTAACCGCCCTTCGATGAGTTTTTTCAATCGAATGCGACTGGCTGCGCGCGTCTTTATGGGCTACCATTTTCGCAAATGAACATTCATGTTCGATTTCCAATATAGAAAATCAAAGAGCCCGAGGCCAGCCGATGTCCACCTCTACCTTGCGTACGCCCCCTCTCTCCGAGATCTACGACCTCGCCGTTATTGGCGGCGGGATCAATGGCGTGGGGATCGCAGCGGATGCCGCCGGTCGCGGGCTTTCGGTGTTCCTTTGCGAAAAGGACGATCTGGCCAGCCACACCTCGTCAGCCAGCAGCAAGCTGATCCACGGCGGTCTGCGCTACCTCGAACATTACGAATTCCGTCTGGTGCGTGAAGCGCTGGCCGAGCGCGAAGTGCTGCTGGCCAAAGCGCCGCACATCGTCAAACCGATGCGCTTTGTGCTGCCGCACCGTCCGCACCTGCGCCCTGCGTGGATGATTCGTGCGGGCCTGTTCCTGTATGACAACCTCGGCAAGCGCGAAAAACTGCCAGGTTCGAAAAGCCTGAAGTTCGGCGCCGACAGCGCGCTGAAAAGCGAAATCAAGAAAGGCTTCGAATATTCCGATTGCTGGGTCGACGATGCCCGCCTCGTGGTACTCAACGCCATGGCCGCCCGCGAAAAAGGCGCCCACGTGCATACTCAGACCCGTTGCGTCAGCGCCCGTCGTGCCAAAGGCTTGTGGCACCTGAATCTGGAGCGCGCCGACGGCAGCCTGTTTTCGATCACCGCCAAAGCGCTGGTGAACGCCGCCGGCCCATGGGTTGCCAAGTTCATCCGTGACGACCTGAAGATGGAATCGCCGTACGGCATCCGCCTGATTCAGGGCAGCCACATCATCGTGCCGAAACTGTACGAAGGTGATCACGCGCACATTCTGCAAAACGAAGATCAGCGCATCGTCTTCACCATTCCGTATCTGAACCACTTCACCCTGATCGGTACGACCGACCGCGAATACACCGGCGATCCGGCGAAAGTGGCGATTACTGACGGTGAAACCGATTACCTGTTGAAAGTGGTCAACGCCCACTTCAAGAAACAGGTGAGCCGCGACGACATCCAGCACAGCTACTCGGGCGTGCGCCCATTGTGCAACGACGAATCCGACAACCCGTCGGCGGTCACCCGCGATTACACCCTGGCCTTGTCCGGCAACACGGAAGAAGCGCCACTGCTGTCGGTGTTCGGCGGCAAGCTGACCACCTACCGCAAACTCGCCGAGTCGGCGATGGCGCAGTTGCTGCCATTCTTCACCCAGATGCGCCCGAGCTGGACGGCCACCGCCACCCTGCCCGGCGGCGAAGACATGACCACCCCGCAAGCCTTGAGCGCGCTGATCCGCGACAAGTTCGACTTCGTGCCGACCGAGATCGCCCGTCGCTGGTCCACCACTTACGGCAGCCGCACCTGGCGCATGCTTGAAGGGGTGGAAACCCTGGCCGACATGGGCGAACACCTGGGTGGCGGGCTTTACACCCGCGAAGTTGATTACCTGTGCAGCGAAGAGTGGGCGACCACGGCGCATGACATTCTCTGGCGCCGCAGCAAACTCGGTTTGTTCACCACCCCGGCGGAGCAGGAAAAACTGGCGGCTTATCTGGGCAAGGTTGAACAGAACCGCAAGACTGAAGCGGCCTGATCTTCGCACCGTCGCTTGAACGAAAGCCCCTGAATTGTGAGATTCAGGGGCTTTTTGTTGTGCCAACAAGATCCAGGCCCCCCTCCCCCCAGCCCTCTCCCCCCAAGGGGGCGAGGGGAAAAGGGAAAGTCGATCAGGGCTTTTCAAACTCTGAGGTCGACTCGATATTTCAGGTCGGCGTAACTCGCAAGGACGACGCGGTCAGTCCCCTCTCCCTCTGGGAGAGGGCTAGGGTGAGGGGCTTTTAGGGCTGCATCACTGCGCCAAATGCAACAACAGAAAATCAATGAACGCCCGCGACTTGTGGGGCAGGTGCGGAGTATTGGGAAACACCACATTGATCGACTGCGAAGGCAGCGAATACTCCGGCAGCAAGCGCACCAAACGCCCGGCGGCGATGTCTTCTGCGACCACCCACGCCGGCAAAACCGATACCCCCAGCGACGACAACGTCATCGAACGAATCGCCGTCGAAGAATTCGATTCAAAGTGGCTGGTGCCGCCGACCTCGGCACCCTGCCCTTGCCCAAGGCGCAATGTCCACTGGGTCGGCGCCTGTAAATTGCTGTTGGCAATCCACGGCACATTGTTCAGATCCTGCGGTTCACGCACCGGATGTCGGGCGAGAAATTGCTCGGTGGCCACCAGCACGATTTCATAATCGGCCAACTTGCGACTCTTGAATGCCGAATCCGCCAAGTTGCCCAGGCGAATCACCAGATCAAGCTTTTCCGCGACAAGATCGTTCAATGAAGAGTTAAAGTTGTAGCACAAACGAATTTCCGGATAACGCTCGGAGAACAACGGAATCAACGGCAGAATATACTTCTCACCGTACTCACTGGTCGAACTAATCCGTAACTTTCCGGACACCCGATTATTACCTTTGAGGACATTATCAAAGGCATTGTCGATGTCTGCGACAATGCCCTTGAACTCTTCATAAAACTCCTGACCTATTTCGGTCAGCGAAATATTGCGGGTATTGCGGATCAACAAGGTTGCCGACAAAACTTCTTCCAGCGCCTTGACATGCAGGCTGGCCATGGCTTTGCTGATACTCAGATAATTCGCAGCCTTGGTGTAAGAACCAAAATCCACCACCGCAAGGAAGGTCTGAACCCGATTAAGATGAGAGTGCATGGCGCTATGGCTCACTGTTAAATCCTGTCAAACATTGTTTTAAGCATAGTCGTATCGACACTTCAAGTCCATCGCCCCTATGCTGCGCGGCAAAGGGGATTCAACATGAACTATCGCTATAAGATCGCGCTGATCTTTCTGATCGGCTTCTTTATTGACTGTATA includes:
- the argF gene encoding ornithine carbamoyltransferase is translated as MSARHFLSLMDCTPEELVSVIRRGVELKDLRNRGVLFEPLKNRVLGMIFEKSSTRTRISFEAGMIQLGGQAIFLSPRDTQLGRGEPIGDCAIVMSSMLDAVMIRTFAHSTLTEFAANSRVPVINGLSDDLHPCQLLADMQTFLEHRGSIQGKTVAWIGDGNNMCNSYIEAAMQFDFQLRIACPEGYEPNPEFVAKAGDRVTIVRDPQDAVRGAHLVSTDVWTSMGQEEETAKRLKLFAPFQVNRALLDLAAEDVLFMHCLPAHRGEEISLDLLDDPRSVAWDQAENRLHAQKALLEFLVEPAYHHA
- a CDS encoding ABC transporter ATP-binding protein; the protein is MSHELLLNLRNLACGYQDQRVVQNLNLHLNAGDIGCLLGSSGCGKTTTLRAIAGFEPVHEGEITLGGETISSAGFTLAPEKRRIGMVFQDYALFPHLSVADNIAFGIRKHPHKERVTEELLELVNLKNLGKRFPHELSGGQQQRVALARALAPEPQLLLLDEPFSNLDGELRRKLSHEVRDILKARGTSAILVTHDQEEAFAVSDHVGVFKEGRLEQWDTPYNLYHEPATPYVASFIGQGYFIRGQLDSPESVQTELGELRGNRAYTWPIGGAVDVLLRPDDIVYAPDSGLKARIVGKTFLGASTLYRLQLPTGAQLESIFPSHADHQVGAEVGIRVAAEHLVLFQASGSTAAQIPAVENGVRRYSTAL
- a CDS encoding PhzF family phenazine biosynthesis protein codes for the protein MQLEFHQVDAFSDRPFSGNPAMVYRLDAWLADELMQKIAAEHNLAETAFLVREGQAWHIRWFTPTTEVPLCGHATLASAYVLFEIYKESAERIDFTCKSGPLSVTREGDRLWLDFPSIVPSEIGVTVDVERALGVEAVDVLGSNELFVVLESEQAVLDCQPDMVALAKLPWLGAIVTARGNQHDFVSRYFAPAIGINEDPVTGSTHCSLIPYWSKRLGKSSLTACQRSARGGELFCRLEGERVKIGGNATLVASGTLLLG
- the ybaK gene encoding Cys-tRNA(Pro) deacylase produces the protein MTPALDLLKKVRAEHRVHSYEHDPKAASYGLEAAEKLALEPAQVFKTLLAASEKGELLVAVVPVVGSLDLKGLAHAAGVKKVEMADPAAAQRSTGYLLGGISPLGQKKRLRTFIDNSAQGFATIYVSAGRRGLEVELAPAVLAEHTQAKFADIGRA
- a CDS encoding MIP/aquaporin family protein; its protein translation is MTTALQQPTLSSQCMAEFLGTALLIFFGTGCVAALKVAGASFGLWEISIIWGVGVSMAIYLTAGVSGAHLNPAVSIALAIFADFEKRKLPFYILSQIAGAFCGALLVYTLYSNLFFDYEQTHQMVRGSAASLELASVFSTFPNPVLSTAQAFLVEMIITAILMGVIMSLTDDNNGLPKGPLAPLLIGLLIAVIGSSMGPLTGFAMNPARDFGPKLMTFFTGWGEISFTGGRDIPYFLIPIFAPIVGACLGAAGYRGLIARHLTGATPATKDAEPAIDGKPRTS
- the glpK gene encoding glycerol kinase GlpK yields the protein MTDIQNKNYIIALDQGTTSSRAIIFDRDANVVCTAQREFAQHYPQAGWVEHDPMEIFATQSAVMVEALAQAGLHHDQVAAIGITNQRETTVVWDKTTGRPVYNAIVWQCRRSTEICQQLKRDGHEEYIRDNTGLVTDPYFSGTKLKWILDNVEGSRERARNGELLFGTVDSWLIWKFTGGKVHVTDYTNASRTMLFNIHSLEWDSKMLEILDIPREMLPEVKASSEIYGRTKSGIAIGGIAGDQQAALFGQMCVEPGQAKNTYGTGCFLLMNTGDKAVKSQHGMLTTIACGPRGEVAYALEGAVFNGGSTVQWLRDELKIINDAHDTEYFANKVKDSNGVYLVPAFTGLGAPYWDPYARGALFGLTRGVRVDHIIRAALESIAYQTRDVLDAMQQDSGERLKALRVDGGAVANNFLMQFQADILGTQVERPQMRETTALGAAYLAGLACGFWGSLEELRGKAVIEREFEPSLDEVEKEKLYKGWKKAVSRTRDWAREDAE
- a CDS encoding DeoR/GlpR family transcriptional regulator, which translates into the protein MNLPPRQQQILELVRERGYVSIEEMATLFVVTPQTIRRDINQLAEANLLRRYHGGAAYDSSVENTAYAMRADQMRDEKQRIGEAIAAQIPDHASLFINIGTTTESIARALLNHNHLKIITNNLHVASMLSAKDDFDVLLTGGNVRRDGGVVGQASVDFINQFKVDFALVGISGIDEDGSLLDFDYQEVRVSQAIIANARQVILAADSSKFGRNAMIRLGPISLIDCLVTDQQPVPALAQLLSQHKIRLEVV
- the glpD gene encoding glycerol-3-phosphate dehydrogenase produces the protein MSTSTLRTPPLSEIYDLAVIGGGINGVGIAADAAGRGLSVFLCEKDDLASHTSSASSKLIHGGLRYLEHYEFRLVREALAEREVLLAKAPHIVKPMRFVLPHRPHLRPAWMIRAGLFLYDNLGKREKLPGSKSLKFGADSALKSEIKKGFEYSDCWVDDARLVVLNAMAAREKGAHVHTQTRCVSARRAKGLWHLNLERADGSLFSITAKALVNAAGPWVAKFIRDDLKMESPYGIRLIQGSHIIVPKLYEGDHAHILQNEDQRIVFTIPYLNHFTLIGTTDREYTGDPAKVAITDGETDYLLKVVNAHFKKQVSRDDIQHSYSGVRPLCNDESDNPSAVTRDYTLALSGNTEEAPLLSVFGGKLTTYRKLAESAMAQLLPFFTQMRPSWTATATLPGGEDMTTPQALSALIRDKFDFVPTEIARRWSTTYGSRTWRMLEGVETLADMGEHLGGGLYTREVDYLCSEEWATTAHDILWRRSKLGLFTTPAEQEKLAAYLGKVEQNRKTEAA
- a CDS encoding LysR family transcriptional regulator; its protein translation is MHSHLNRVQTFLAVVDFGSYTKAANYLSISKAMASLHVKALEEVLSATLLIRNTRNISLTEIGQEFYEEFKGIVADIDNAFDNVLKGNNRVSGKLRISSTSEYGEKYILPLIPLFSERYPEIRLCYNFNSSLNDLVAEKLDLVIRLGNLADSAFKSRKLADYEIVLVATEQFLARHPVREPQDLNNVPWIANSNLQAPTQWTLRLGQGQGAEVGGTSHFESNSSTAIRSMTLSSLGVSVLPAWVVAEDIAAGRLVRLLPEYSLPSQSINVVFPNTPHLPHKSRAFIDFLLLHLAQ